One region of Endozoicomonas sp. Mp262 genomic DNA includes:
- the trxB gene encoding thioredoxin-disulfide reductase, which translates to MSETKHAQLLILGSGPAGYTAAVYAARANLKPVIITGIQMGGQLTTTTEVDNWPGGAEGLQGPELMDKMREHAERFNTEVIFDHIEEVDLSQRPFTLKGNEAYTCDALVISTGASARYLGLDSEEAFKGKGVSACATCDGFFYRKQHVAVVGGGNTAVEEALYLSNIAETVTLVHRRQEFRAEKILQDKLMDKVNNGNIRLVLDSVVDEVLGDDSGVTGLRVKQVNTLETQDLDVTGVFIAIGHTPNTGIFAGQLEMKDGYIKVNSGLEGNATQTSIEGVFAAGDVMDHVYRQAITSAGTGCMAALDAEKYLDAIKR; encoded by the coding sequence ATGAGTGAAACCAAACACGCTCAACTGTTAATTCTGGGTTCAGGCCCTGCGGGCTATACGGCAGCCGTCTATGCCGCCCGGGCTAACCTGAAGCCTGTTATTATCACAGGCATACAGATGGGAGGTCAGCTGACTACCACCACAGAAGTTGATAACTGGCCCGGTGGTGCTGAAGGCCTTCAGGGGCCGGAACTAATGGATAAAATGCGTGAACATGCCGAGCGTTTCAATACCGAGGTTATTTTTGACCATATTGAAGAGGTTGACCTTAGTCAGCGCCCCTTCACCCTGAAAGGCAATGAAGCCTATACCTGTGATGCCCTGGTTATTTCTACCGGTGCCAGCGCCCGTTACCTGGGACTGGATAGCGAAGAGGCCTTCAAGGGTAAAGGGGTGTCCGCCTGTGCAACCTGTGATGGATTCTTCTATCGCAAACAGCATGTTGCGGTGGTGGGTGGCGGCAATACCGCCGTTGAAGAGGCACTGTATCTGTCTAATATTGCTGAAACCGTAACACTGGTGCATCGTCGTCAGGAGTTCCGTGCTGAAAAAATCCTGCAAGATAAACTCATGGATAAAGTGAATAACGGTAATATCCGTTTAGTGTTGGACAGTGTGGTTGATGAAGTGCTGGGAGATGACTCCGGTGTAACAGGCCTGCGGGTAAAACAAGTGAATACCCTGGAAACTCAGGACCTGGACGTCACCGGGGTGTTTATCGCCATTGGTCACACCCCCAACACTGGAATCTTTGCAGGTCAGCTGGAAATGAAAGACGGTTATATCAAGGTCAACAGTGGCCTGGAAGGCAATGCAACCCAAACCTCTATCGAAGGGGTCTTTGCTGCCGGAGATGTTATGGATCATGTTTATCGTCAGGCCATTACATCAGCGGGAACTGGCTGTATGGCAGCACTGGATGCTGAAAAATACCTGGATGCGATTAAACGATAA
- the djlA gene encoding co-chaperone DjlA has translation MTAIVIGIFLGLLFGGPFGAVFGGFLGAWINKNYLQNGPGVTGGGARFNRQRAQSAFFNATFLVMGRLAKADGRVSEDEIETASAIMRQMRLSPEQRKMAISLFNQGKQQNANIEATLHEFRQAAASSTLVPMFLEIQLQAAYADGALTQAERQVFHQICRILGVSSVAFELLHKRFLAQRAFYQQSAGGRQQQHFQRPNAAYELKQAYEILGIESNASDAEVKRAYRRLMSQHHPDKLVAKGLPKEMMEVAKKKTQEIQGAYDKIRASRKK, from the coding sequence ATGACTGCGATTGTTATCGGCATTTTTTTAGGGTTGCTTTTTGGGGGGCCGTTTGGCGCTGTTTTTGGTGGCTTCCTGGGTGCCTGGATCAATAAGAATTATCTGCAGAATGGGCCTGGTGTCACCGGTGGCGGTGCCCGTTTTAACCGTCAGCGAGCACAAAGTGCTTTTTTTAATGCCACCTTTTTGGTTATGGGTCGCCTGGCTAAGGCTGATGGTCGTGTCAGTGAGGATGAGATAGAGACGGCCTCTGCCATTATGCGACAGATGCGTTTATCACCAGAACAGCGCAAAATGGCAATATCCCTCTTTAATCAAGGCAAACAGCAGAATGCCAATATTGAGGCTACCCTCCATGAGTTCAGGCAGGCGGCAGCATCCAGTACACTGGTTCCCATGTTCTTGGAGATCCAGCTCCAGGCCGCTTATGCCGATGGTGCTTTAACCCAGGCTGAGCGACAGGTGTTTCATCAGATTTGCCGTATTCTCGGGGTAAGCTCCGTTGCCTTTGAATTGTTGCATAAGCGCTTCCTGGCCCAGCGGGCATTCTATCAGCAAAGTGCAGGGGGACGGCAGCAACAGCATTTTCAAAGGCCGAATGCGGCCTATGAGCTGAAGCAGGCCTATGAAATTCTGGGTATTGAGAGCAATGCTTCCGATGCAGAAGTCAAGCGAGCCTATCGCAGGCTAATGAGCCAGCATCACCCCGACAAGCTTGTGGCCAAAGGACTACCGAAAGAGATGATGGAGGTGGCCAAGAAAAAAACCCAGGAGATTCAAGGGGCTTACGACAAAATTCGGGCAAGTAGAAAAAAATAG
- a CDS encoding nucleotidyltransferase family protein produces the protein MRAMILAAGFGKRLRPITLQTPKPLVPVAGKPLIVYHIENLARAGIRDIIINHSWLGDQIVSHLGDGEQWGVRLRYSAEPEPLETGGGILQAMPLLTEGGNDSFIVINGDVYTDYPLNQLPSSITAHAHLVMVNNPDFKPVGDFSLAAGYVLDDKDRSLTFSGISVLSNALFNGCHPGAFKLAPLLRKAMACQKVTGVHYTGHWTDVGTIERLEHLGRYLDSHPETTPGV, from the coding sequence ATGAGGGCCATGATTCTGGCTGCCGGCTTTGGCAAGCGCCTGAGGCCAATAACATTGCAAACACCAAAGCCATTAGTGCCTGTTGCGGGAAAACCCCTGATCGTTTATCACATTGAAAACCTGGCCCGTGCAGGTATCCGGGACATTATTATTAATCATTCATGGCTTGGGGATCAGATTGTTTCCCATCTGGGTGATGGTGAGCAGTGGGGGGTCAGGCTCAGGTATTCTGCCGAACCTGAACCCCTGGAAACCGGGGGCGGAATCCTGCAGGCCATGCCCCTGCTGACGGAAGGGGGCAATGATTCGTTTATCGTGATCAATGGAGATGTGTATACGGACTACCCCCTGAACCAATTGCCTTCATCTATAACAGCCCATGCCCATTTGGTGATGGTGAATAATCCTGACTTTAAGCCAGTGGGTGATTTTTCACTGGCTGCTGGCTATGTGCTGGATGACAAGGATCGATCACTGACTTTCAGTGGTATTAGTGTATTATCTAATGCTCTTTTCAATGGTTGTCACCCGGGGGCTTTTAAGCTGGCTCCACTTTTGCGAAAGGCGATGGCCTGCCAGAAAGTAACCGGTGTTCATTACACCGGACACTGGACTGATGTGGGCACTATTGAACGTTTGGAACATCTTGGGCGTTATCTGGATAGTCATCCGGAAACCACTCCGGGAGTATGA
- a CDS encoding YhcB family protein, translating to MNVIWLAGSLAFLGGGLCGALLYHLFAGSSSRNGKLAGQLDELQQEFRDYQDKVADHFTTTAHLVNKLTDTYKDVHQHMASGAEVLCQDEKVRNTLGDALLGSNSLLSGKAFKRRNERATPVEQPKDYAPKHKAEDKGTLSEDFGMKPQKEAVSE from the coding sequence GTGAACGTAATTTGGCTGGCTGGCAGTTTGGCATTTCTAGGCGGGGGGCTTTGTGGTGCGTTATTATACCATCTTTTTGCAGGTTCCAGTTCCCGTAATGGAAAGTTAGCGGGCCAACTGGATGAGCTTCAACAAGAGTTCAGGGATTATCAGGACAAGGTTGCTGACCACTTTACCACCACGGCTCACCTGGTGAACAAGTTGACGGATACCTATAAAGACGTGCATCAGCATATGGCCAGTGGTGCTGAAGTACTATGCCAGGATGAAAAAGTCAGAAATACCCTGGGTGATGCCCTGCTTGGCAGTAACTCCTTGCTGTCCGGAAAAGCCTTTAAACGCAGAAATGAACGGGCAACGCCGGTGGAGCAACCCAAGGACTATGCACCAAAGCATAAGGCAGAGGATAAGGGAACACTTTCTGAAGATTTTGGCATGAAACCACAGAAAGAAGCGGTAAGCGAGTAG
- the zapE gene encoding cell division protein ZapE has product MPEKPETRYQQELAHNGFSDDPAQALAIRHLQALYDQLVTPKASPLKKAFQLWFPKKETPLKGLYLWGGVGRGKTWLMDLFYESLPFEHKTRMHFHHFMKYVHEELRSLAGVQNPLQQIASGMAKKSVIICFDEFFVSDITDAMILAGLLEALFKKGVILVTTSNVAPDNLYKDGLQRVRFLPAIDLLNTHTTVLNIDGGTDYRLRILEQATTYYTPLNQNAQAHLAATFDSLVSGTRYVETSPITLLNRPIHCVKRHEGIGWFLFEALCDGPRSQNDYMELACLFHTVLLEGLPELDESKDDQARRFISLVDEFYDRNVTLILSAYSPINEIYTGSRLAFEFQRTASRLHEMQSKEFLARTHIAG; this is encoded by the coding sequence ATGCCAGAAAAGCCTGAAACTCGTTACCAGCAAGAGTTAGCCCATAACGGTTTTTCCGACGATCCGGCACAGGCTCTGGCAATAAGGCACCTTCAGGCTCTCTATGACCAGCTTGTCACCCCCAAAGCCAGTCCTTTAAAAAAAGCCTTCCAGCTCTGGTTCCCAAAAAAGGAGACACCCCTAAAGGGCCTGTATCTATGGGGTGGAGTGGGGCGCGGGAAAACCTGGCTCATGGATTTATTTTATGAAAGCCTCCCCTTTGAGCATAAAACCCGCATGCATTTTCATCACTTTATGAAGTATGTACATGAGGAACTCCGCTCTCTGGCTGGAGTCCAAAACCCCCTTCAACAGATAGCCAGTGGCATGGCTAAAAAATCCGTAATTATCTGCTTTGATGAGTTTTTTGTCTCAGATATCACCGATGCCATGATATTGGCGGGTCTGCTTGAGGCCTTATTTAAAAAGGGTGTTATCCTGGTGACCACCTCCAATGTGGCACCCGATAACCTCTATAAGGATGGCCTGCAAAGGGTTCGTTTTTTACCTGCCATTGATTTATTAAACACTCACACTACAGTACTAAATATTGATGGAGGCACTGACTATCGACTGAGGATTCTTGAGCAGGCAACCACTTACTATACCCCCCTCAATCAGAATGCCCAGGCTCACCTGGCAGCCACGTTTGATAGCCTAGTCTCCGGAACCCGTTATGTGGAAACCAGCCCCATAACCCTTCTGAACCGGCCTATTCACTGTGTGAAGAGACATGAGGGGATAGGGTGGTTTCTATTTGAAGCCCTGTGTGATGGCCCCAGAAGCCAAAATGACTACATGGAGCTAGCCTGCCTTTTCCATACCGTGTTACTTGAAGGGTTGCCAGAACTGGATGAAAGTAAAGATGACCAGGCTCGCCGCTTTATCAGCCTGGTGGATGAATTCTATGACCGAAATGTAACACTAATCCTCTCTGCTTATTCACCAATCAATGAAATTTATACTGGAAGCAGGCTCGCATTCGAATTTCAAAGAACCGCCAGTCGACTCCATGAAATGCAGTCCAAAGAGTTTCTGGCACGGACACATATTGCCGGTTAA
- a CDS encoding transposase, with protein sequence MAYPFQKSRKHLCANSLITTISESYEQIPNVRPNKDSRKITIHDASMSAFAMMHLKYPSLLSFERDKTEQEVRHNLEHLYQIKKRAPCDTSMREILDPIDPVEFKKPFKTLLSNVQRGGLLKAFEFHCGNLKNHYLLPIDGTGLFYSCNNKKPCQECCTKNKGKANEAHYHQLMAACIAHPDQKTVLPLAPEAIVCQDGSTKNDCEKNAIKRLFATIREHHPRLKFVILLDSLYADNPTVQLIKSYGWHYIIVAKDGNHASLVEAMDELDKEGKVHRAEKVNEETGIKWWFRYANDVRLNKAKYAEQVNVLDFVETDKKGKQHIWCWVTDIPLNEETIEPVMKGGRCRWHIENQTFNTLKNQGYDLEHNYGHGEKHLATNLAYLTMLAFLVDQIQELCCPQFQEALRTRSKGVRIALWKWIQGYFLHWLIKTWEGLFYTVTHGIEEKRVIPFDTS encoded by the coding sequence ATGGCTTATCCATTCCAAAAAAGTCGTAAGCATCTTTGTGCAAACAGTTTAATTACTACGATTTCTGAAAGTTATGAGCAAATTCCAAATGTCCGACCAAACAAGGATTCCAGAAAAATAACAATACATGATGCCTCCATGTCCGCTTTTGCCATGATGCATCTCAAGTACCCATCGCTCCTCTCGTTTGAGCGTGATAAAACAGAGCAAGAAGTAAGGCATAACCTTGAGCACCTGTATCAGATAAAAAAACGTGCTCCCTGTGATACCAGTATGCGGGAAATCCTGGATCCAATAGATCCCGTAGAGTTCAAAAAGCCTTTTAAGACATTGCTGTCTAACGTCCAAAGGGGCGGATTACTGAAGGCATTCGAATTTCACTGCGGGAACTTGAAAAATCACTACTTGCTCCCGATCGATGGAACTGGGCTATTTTACTCCTGCAATAATAAAAAACCTTGTCAGGAGTGCTGTACTAAAAATAAGGGAAAGGCCAACGAAGCTCACTACCACCAGTTAATGGCAGCATGCATTGCTCACCCGGATCAAAAAACAGTCTTGCCATTGGCACCGGAAGCCATAGTTTGCCAGGACGGTTCGACCAAAAATGACTGTGAAAAAAATGCCATTAAACGGTTGTTTGCCACCATACGAGAGCATCACCCACGTCTAAAGTTCGTTATTCTTCTGGACAGTCTTTATGCTGACAACCCCACTGTCCAACTGATTAAGAGTTATGGCTGGCATTACATCATTGTCGCGAAAGATGGCAACCATGCCTCGCTGGTTGAAGCGATGGATGAGCTGGATAAAGAAGGAAAAGTTCACCGTGCTGAAAAAGTTAATGAAGAGACTGGAATTAAGTGGTGGTTTCGCTATGCCAATGACGTCAGGCTGAACAAGGCAAAATATGCAGAACAGGTTAATGTGCTTGATTTTGTCGAAACCGATAAAAAAGGTAAACAGCATATCTGGTGCTGGGTGACTGATATTCCGCTTAACGAAGAAACCATAGAACCCGTCATGAAAGGAGGGCGCTGCCGATGGCATATTGAGAACCAGACGTTTAACACCCTGAAAAATCAAGGCTACGATCTCGAACATAACTACGGTCACGGTGAGAAGCACTTAGCCACAAATCTGGCCTATCTGACGATGCTTGCTTTTCTCGTAGATCAAATACAGGAACTGTGCTGTCCCCAGTTTCAGGAAGCTTTAAGAACCCGCTCAAAAGGAGTCCGTATAGCATTATGGAAATGGATACAGGGCTATTTTTTGCATTGGCTGATAAAAACGTGGGAGGGGCTTTTTTACACAGTAACTCATGGTATTGAAGAGAAAAGGGTGATTCCATTCGATACATCATAA
- a CDS encoding phosphotransferase, whose product MVTSKIEQLPELIKAHDRRGQLAAWVVEQLSTEQGTDGQLPLKAISNDASFRKYYRVQGPQGSLIAVDAPPETEDSAAFIAIAEDWRGHHINVPFVYAFDLEQGFMLLEDFGDCLLQECLNEQSVEDLYSQALKTLRSIQQLPAGNLPCYDEQLLRFELSLYPEWFLRSFLGLQLSDKEQRMLEELFDHLVFSALEQPKTTVHRDFHSRNLMLGADGELGVIDFQGALYGPLLYDPVSLLKDCYQCWPPEKVQHWLLNYTNGLSQLASVSSEQILKWFDWMGLQRHLKCLGIFSRLWIRDKKASYLGDLPTTFNYVLTACARYPELQEHAQWLEQRVMPLLGAEVIRIQEEVKA is encoded by the coding sequence ATGGTAACCAGCAAGATTGAGCAATTACCGGAATTGATAAAAGCACATGACCGCCGCGGACAGTTGGCGGCATGGGTCGTTGAACAATTATCAACCGAACAGGGAACCGATGGGCAGCTTCCCTTGAAAGCAATCAGCAATGATGCCAGCTTTCGAAAGTATTATCGGGTTCAGGGCCCCCAGGGTTCCCTTATTGCAGTGGATGCGCCTCCTGAAACAGAAGACAGTGCTGCCTTTATTGCCATTGCCGAGGATTGGCGAGGACATCATATTAACGTTCCCTTCGTTTATGCCTTTGATCTTGAACAGGGCTTTATGCTGCTGGAAGACTTTGGTGACTGCCTGTTACAGGAGTGCCTGAATGAGCAGTCCGTGGAGGACTTGTATAGCCAGGCACTGAAAACACTACGGTCTATCCAACAGCTACCCGCAGGTAACTTGCCTTGCTACGATGAACAGCTGCTCAGGTTTGAGCTATCTCTCTATCCTGAATGGTTTCTGCGCTCATTCCTCGGATTACAGCTAAGCGATAAAGAGCAACGGATGCTTGAAGAGCTGTTTGATCACCTGGTTTTTTCAGCATTAGAGCAACCCAAAACTACAGTTCACAGGGATTTCCACTCCCGAAACTTGATGTTAGGTGCCGATGGTGAATTGGGAGTGATTGATTTTCAGGGAGCCCTTTACGGCCCTCTGCTTTACGACCCTGTATCACTATTAAAGGATTGTTATCAGTGTTGGCCGCCGGAAAAAGTTCAGCACTGGTTATTAAACTATACCAACGGTCTCTCTCAACTGGCGTCTGTCAGCTCTGAACAAATCCTGAAATGGTTTGACTGGATGGGCTTACAGCGTCACCTAAAGTGTCTGGGTATTTTTTCCCGACTTTGGATCAGGGATAAGAAAGCCAGCTATCTGGGGGATTTGCCCACCACCTTTAATTACGTGCTGACTGCCTGTGCCCGCTATCCGGAATTACAGGAACATGCCCAGTGGTTGGAGCAGCGAGTCATGCCATTACTCGGTGCAGAGGTGATTCGGATTCAGGAAGAGGTAAAGGCATGA
- a CDS encoding alkaline phosphatase D family protein: MLRWFIVISFICFSLISKVQGFVDEKLFNLGVRSGDPSKEGFVLWTRINEEEIADRNNLPVKVKLQVYEDEQCSLLAKEVDLETSEREDFTVKSDVTGLNPKSIYYYRFKYGADQYSRTGRAKTLPGPDYNGPIRLLVLTCQNKNTGDFNLYNKLALDAWADKIDYVYFSGDEVYEYESYDYECGCCCARRPRAFQLPSEQPSAINYKDFRAIRHEYLKDKKLQDFYASIPVISIHDDHEIANNWYGNQNSETKRAVIPGRVYKGMDHEQIAEDGLRAFELYTPIRCSEEKVGQTNRKKYFRSFLFGQTAKFLVTDSRSFRDGPDKDIDDPEKTMLGQEQLGWFMKELADWREYGLTVWGNQTMFERFSRCPVSCGKTRGLLNVDQWDGYQAEQDMIRQAMLSGPGSQNRMVWLEGDMHTYQQNHTVATSKEGHVLAKALGLMTPAVTSPGFKEEIGCCGQSSCVMSLFSKLCLCTNRNIKHFDADIHGYLLVTLNKDHVDWQVYDVSIDWLPEDAMQNLKHKCKGSYRYIKGKVKKLPTTK; encoded by the coding sequence GTGTTAAGGTGGTTTATTGTCATATCGTTTATTTGTTTTTCGTTAATCAGTAAAGTTCAAGGCTTTGTCGATGAAAAATTATTTAACCTGGGAGTTCGTTCCGGCGATCCTTCAAAAGAAGGGTTTGTTTTATGGACAAGAATTAATGAAGAAGAAATAGCCGACAGAAATAATTTACCTGTAAAGGTCAAATTACAGGTTTACGAAGATGAACAGTGTAGCTTGCTGGCTAAAGAAGTTGATTTAGAAACAAGTGAACGGGAAGATTTCACTGTTAAATCAGATGTGACGGGGCTTAACCCTAAAAGCATTTATTATTATCGCTTTAAATACGGTGCTGACCAGTATAGTAGAACCGGGCGTGCCAAGACATTACCTGGCCCCGATTATAATGGCCCCATAAGATTATTAGTGCTTACTTGTCAGAATAAAAATACAGGTGATTTTAATTTATATAATAAATTAGCCTTGGATGCCTGGGCGGATAAAATCGATTATGTTTATTTCTCAGGCGATGAAGTTTATGAATATGAAAGTTATGACTATGAATGTGGTTGCTGTTGTGCAAGAAGGCCACGTGCATTTCAACTGCCTTCAGAACAACCTTCTGCAATTAATTATAAGGATTTCAGGGCAATTCGTCATGAATATTTAAAAGATAAAAAGCTCCAGGATTTTTATGCATCCATACCTGTTATTTCTATTCATGATGATCACGAAATTGCCAATAACTGGTATGGGAACCAAAATTCTGAAACCAAAAGGGCTGTTATTCCAGGGCGGGTATATAAAGGAATGGATCATGAACAGATCGCAGAGGATGGTCTTAGGGCATTTGAGCTGTATACTCCCATAAGGTGCTCAGAAGAGAAAGTGGGACAAACTAATCGCAAAAAATATTTTCGTTCATTTTTATTTGGACAAACTGCTAAATTCCTTGTGACTGATTCCAGAAGTTTCCGGGATGGACCGGATAAGGATATCGATGATCCCGAGAAAACCATGCTGGGACAGGAACAGCTAGGCTGGTTTATGAAAGAACTGGCAGACTGGAGGGAGTACGGCCTGACTGTATGGGGAAATCAAACCATGTTCGAACGATTTAGCCGCTGTCCAGTATCCTGCGGTAAAACCAGGGGTCTATTGAATGTGGATCAATGGGATGGGTATCAAGCAGAACAAGATATGATCAGACAGGCGATGTTGAGTGGACCCGGCAGCCAGAATCGTATGGTCTGGCTAGAGGGGGATATGCATACATACCAGCAGAATCATACTGTAGCCACTTCGAAGGAAGGGCATGTATTAGCAAAAGCCCTGGGTTTAATGACACCTGCAGTCACTTCACCAGGTTTTAAGGAAGAGATAGGATGCTGCGGACAATCATCCTGTGTAATGTCGCTATTTTCTAAATTATGCCTATGTACAAACCGGAATATTAAACATTTTGATGCCGATATCCATGGTTATCTTTTAGTGACCTTGAATAAAGATCATGTTGACTGGCAAGTATATGATGTTTCCATTGACTGGCTTCCAGAAGATGCAATGCAAAACTTGAAACATAAATGCAAGGGAAGCTATAGGTATATAAAAGGTAAAGTAAAGAAACTGCCTACTACTAAATAA